The sequence below is a genomic window from Chitinispirillales bacterium.
GCGACAACCGCCGCGACCGCTTCGACAGGCGAGGAATTATCGCTTGTCGGTTTTTTAATTTCTTCCCCGGAATTGTCGGGGAAATATCTGTTCAATACAATGAGGATTCTTGGGAGAAATGCGATTATGAATGCAATTATTACCAAACAAAAAATAACCACAAACATTCCGATACCAGTCGCAAGCCAACCGTTTACATAACCTGATTCTCCGATTGGAGCGGAGACTCTTGCAATGTCGAATGAAAATGAAAAACCGTCCATAATAAGCCAACCCTTTTT
It includes:
- a CDS encoding OadG family protein encodes the protein MDGFSFSFDIARVSAPIGESGYVNGWLATGIGMFVVIFCLVIIAFIIAFLPRILIVLNRYFPDNSGEEIKKPTSDNSSPVEAVAAVVAVAFHNTHNSGK